The following proteins come from a genomic window of Alnus glutinosa chromosome 10, dhAlnGlut1.1, whole genome shotgun sequence:
- the LOC133880714 gene encoding rust resistance kinase Lr10-like, whose amino-acid sequence MILGTPFVIAFLIYKWRRRHLSMYNAIEEFLQSHNNLRPIRYSYSEIRKITKSFKEKLGEGGYGTVFKGTLQSGRLVAIKMLGKSKANGQDFISEVATIGRIHHVNVVQLIGFCVEGSKRALVYEFMPNGSLNKHIFLPEVCTLLSYDQMYDIALGVARGIEYLHQGCEMQILHFDIKPHNILLDENFTPKVSDFGLAKLYPTNDSIVSLTAARGTLGYMAPELFYKNIGGVSYKADVYSFGMLLMEMAGRRKNVNTVAEHSSQIYFPTWVYDQLQNGNDVEILEEATEEEKKIGKKMIIVALWCIQMKPNDRPSMNKVVQMLEGEVECLQMPSKPFLSALDETVIGDGENSNQSNESSQSSQF is encoded by the coding sequence TTGAAGAATTTCTACAAAGTCACAATAACCTCAGGCCAATAAGGTACTCTTATTCCGAAATTAGGAAGATTACCAAAAGTTTCAAGGAGAAATTGGGTGAAGGAGGTTATGGCACTGTATTTAAAGGAACACTTCAAAGTGGTCGTCTTGTGGCTATAAAGATGTTAGGTAAGTCCAAAGCTAACGGACAAGATTTTATAAGTGAAGTTGCAACCATTGGAAGGATTCACCATGTTAATGTAGTGCAACTTATTGGTTTTTGCGTTGAAGGATCGAAACGGGCTCTTGTATATGAGTTCATGCCTAATGGTTCCCTAAATAAACACATATTTTTGCCAGAAGTATGCACGCTCCTAAGCTATGATCAAATGTATGATATAGCTCTAGGAGTGGCTCGTGGGATTGAATATTTACATCAAGGATGTGAGATGCAAATTTTACATTTTGATATCAAGCCTCACAACATTCTTCTTGATGAAAATTTTACTCCCAAGGTTTCTGACTTTGGACTAGCAAAATTATATCCAACAAATGACAGCATTGTTTCTTTGACTGCTGCAAGAGGGACATTAGGATACATGGCTCCTGAGTTGTTCTACAAAAATATTGGAGGCGTCTCATACAAAGCTGATGTTTATAGTTTTGGAATGTTATTGATGGAAATGGCCGGTAGAAGAAAGAACGTAAATACAGTTGCAGAACACTCAAGCCAAATATACTTCCCTACTTGGGTTTATGACCAATTGCAAAATGGAAACGACGTAGAAATATTGGAAGAAGCCacagaagaggaaaagaaaatagggaAGAAGATGATCATTGTTGCATTATGGTGTATACAGATGAAGCCTAATGATCGCCCTTCAATGAACAAAGTTGTTCAAATGCTTGAAGGAGAAGTTGAATGCTTACAAATGCCGTCCAAGCCTTTCCTTTCAGCACTAGACGAAACTGTAATAGGTGATGGAGAGAATTCAAAtcaatcaaatgaatcaagtcaatcatctcaattttaa